A genomic segment from Kwoniella shandongensis chromosome 8, complete sequence encodes:
- a CDS encoding DNA repair protein (mre11), with translation MAASVNGRSVAGSEAGEEPNPSIVQQNPDNCFRILLATDNHIGYAEKDPVRGQDAINTFREILEIARDAEVDFILLAGDLFHENRPSRTCMHQTIALLREYTLGDKAVPFELLSDPMDGSAPGFSFPAVNYEDPNLNIAIPVFSIHGNHDDPQGTGPEGALCALDVLSVSGVLNYFGKVDLDADEGAPDDGADKGIRIKPLLLRKGDSHLAMYGVGNVKDARMHYELRSNRVKMYMPEGGDVPEEDWFNILLIHQNRVKHGPQQSVPEGMFDDSIRLVVWGHEHDCRITPEKVEGKDYWISQPGSSVATSLAPGEAIPKHVGILSIQGSQFQIAEIPLKTVRPFEMDEVILSYAAEQGALSLDDKDSITHYLRTQVDGLIAKAKASWKERNPGSKEKMMLPLIRLKVETSDAKEMTNPVRFGQDYVDKVANPRDILQYYRKKKVAERKAKNLPDLPDDEDDDWEGDDPAAMTANDRLSKLRMANLVKQYLQAQSLEVLVENGLEDAVMRFVEKDDKDAIKDFVADTLKAVGRDMRSKEMDEDDVEEAMTRAKEHAASQYAESRPAPKEKEKKSKGRQKDSDEDSMLAEEDDQMDLDSDDSAPTKKAPAKKVARGTTSTARGKAKKPLFDDASDDEEEEEEEEEEEVIPAKKGRGTASASASSRKAPARAPVKKTPAKAPAKRGTASNSRGMAQSQLSFSKGAGRVSKPIELSDDDD, from the exons ATGGCAGCCTCTGTCAACGGGAGATCAGTAGCTGGGAG CGAGGCAGGAGAAGAACCCAACCCAAGTATTGTGCAACAGA ATCCAGACAA CTGCTTtcgcatcctcctcgctactGACAATCACATCGGCTACGCCGAGAAAGATCCCGTCCGTGGTCAGGATGCCATCAACACATTTCGAGAGATCCTCGAGATCGCTCGAGACGCAGAGGTCGACTTTATCTTACTTGCTGGAGATCTGTTCCATGAGAATAGACCGAGTAGGACTTGTATGCATCAAACAATTGCGCTGTTGAGAGAATACACGTTGGGCGACAAGGCTGTTCCA TTCGAGCTGCTGAGTGATCCTATGGATGGAAGTGCACCTGGCTTCTC ATTTCCAGCTGTCAACTACGAGGATCCTAATCTCAACATCGCCATTCCTGTCTTCTCCATCCACGGGAATCACGACGATCCTCAAGGCACTGGTCCT GAAGGAGCTCTATGCGCTCTCGACGTTTTGTCCGTCTCCGGTGTCTTGAACTACTTTGGCAAAGTCGATCTGGACGCAGACGAAGGTGCACCTGATGACGGCGCCGACAAAGGTATTCGCATCaaacccctcctcctccggaaAGGAGATAGTCACCTGGCCATGTACGGCGTTGGAAATGTCAAAGACGCCAGAATGCATTACGAACTGCGGTCTAACAGAGTGAAAATGTATATgccggaaggaggagacgtTCCGGAGGAAGATTGGTTTAATATCCTTCTCATACATCAGAATAG AGTCAAGCATGGACCACAACAATCTGTGCCGGAAGGAATGTTTGATGACTCGATTCGACTGGTTGTATGGGGTCACGAGCACGATTGCCGTATCACTCCtgaaaaggtggaagggaaagacTATTGGATCTCTCAGCCTGGTAGTTCAGTTGCTACCAGTTTGGCACCAGGAGAGGCGATCCCCAA ACATGTTGGCATCCTTTCCATTCAAGGCTCACAGTTCCAGATCGCCGAGATACCGCTCAAGACAGTTCGCCCAttcgagatggacgaggtgattcTTAGCTATGCCGCCGAACAGGGAGCGCTGAGCTTGGACGACAAAGACAGCATCACACACTATCTACGAACACAG GTGGACGGATTGATCGCCAAGGCGAAGGCTAGCTGGAAGGAACGAAATCCAGGttcgaaggagaagatgatgttaCCCCTAATCCGGTTGAAA GTCGAGACATCGGACGCAAAAGAGATGACCAACCCAGTCCGTTTCGGTCAAGATTACGTTGACAAGGTTGCCAACCCTCGAGACATACTGCAATATtacaggaagaagaaggttgcTGAACGAA AAGCCAAGAATCTGCCTGATCTGcccgatgacgaggacgacgactGGGAGGGCGATGATCCAGCGGCTATGACCGCGAATGATCGGCTCTCAAAGCTTCGCATGGCGAATCTTGTGAAGCAGTATCTGCAAGCCCAGAGTCTGGAAGTTTTGGTGGAGAACGGACTGGAGGATGCTGTCATGAGATTTGTAGAAAAGGACGATAAAGATGCGATCAAGGA CTTTGTTGCAGATACGTTGAAGGCCGTTGGAAGAGATATGCGATCcaaggagatggacgaagatgacgtgGAGGAGGCT ATGACTAGAGCTAAGGAGCA TGCCGCGTCACAATATGCCGAGTCTCGACCTGCACCGAAAGAG aaggaaaagaaaagcAAAGGACGACAGAAGGACTCGGATGAGGACAGCATGC TTGCCGAGGAGGATGACCAAATGGATCTGGACTCGGACGATTCGGCCCCGACGAAGAAAGCTCCAGCCAAGAAGGTAGCCAGAGGAACGACGAGTACTGCGAGGGGAAAAGCGAAAAAgcctttg TTTGACGATGCttctgatgacgaagaggaggaggaagaagaagaagaggaagaagtaatccctgcgaagaagggtaGAGGAACCGCCAGTGCTTCGGCCTCATCTCGAAAAGCACCGGCCAGAGCTCCGGTCAAGAAGACTCCTGCCAAGGCACCGGCCAAACGAGGGACAGCGTCCAATAGTCGTGGCATGGCTCAATCTCAGCTCTC GTTCTCGAAGGGAGCAGGAAGGGTGTCGAAGCCT ATTGAGTTgagtgacgacgacgactgA
- a CDS encoding peptidyl-prolyl cis-trans isomerase-like 3: MSVTLHTTLGDIKIEVFCEAVPRTAENFLALCASGSYDGTLFHRNIRGFMVQGGDPSGTGKGGQSIWGRPFADEIRQTLRFNTRGVVAMANGGPDTNKSQFFITYAKQPSLDGKYSIFGKVIDGLDTTLDSMERVPVNPKNRPLSEIKLLNVTIHANPIADQAK; the protein is encoded by the exons ATG TCCGTCACATTACATACAACATTAGGCGATATTAAG ATCGAGGTGTTTTGTGAGGCTGTTCCCAGAacagcagag AACTTCCTTGCTCTCTGCGCTTCAGGTTCATATGACGGTACCCTCTTCCATCGAAATATCCGCGGGTTCATGGTCCAAGGTGGTGATCCCTCTGGAACAGGAAAGGGTGGACAAAGTATCTGGGGAAGACCGTTTGCAGATGAGATCAGACAGACTTTACGG TTTAACACACGAGGGGTAGTAGCTATGGCAAATGGAGGTCCGGATACAAACAAgtctcag TTCTTCATAACGTATGCTAAACAACCGAGTTTGGATGGAAAATATTCGATCTTCGGCAA AGTCATAGACGGTCTCGATACCACCCTCGACAGTATGGAGAGAGTACCCGTCAACCCTAAAAACAGACCGTTATCGGAGATCAAGCTGCTCAACGTCACAATACACGCCAACCCTATCGCCGACCAAGCGAAATAA